The genomic region GCCGGGAACGGCATCGTGGGCGCGGTGGCCGTGTCCGCGCTCCCGGAGCTCCGCTACGTCAATGTTTCCGGCAACCAGCTCGGCGGCGGCCTCGACGGCTGGGACTTCCCGTCGCTCCCCAGCCTCGAGGTGTTCGACGCCTACGACAACAACTTCTCCTCCTCGCTCCCGGCCGGCGTGACGGCGCTGCCGCGGCTCCGATACCTTGACCTCGGCGGCAATTACTTCTCCGGGGTGATACCCGCGTCGTACGGCGGGATGCTGGCTCTGGAGTACCTGTCCCTCAACGGCAACAACCTGCAGGGCGCCATCCCGCCGGAGCTCGGCAACCTGACGAGCCTCAGGGAGCTGTATCTCGGGTACTACAACGCATTCGACGGCGGCATCCCGCCGGAGCTCGGCCGGCTGCGCAACCTCACCATGCTGGACGTCTCCAACTGCGGCCTCACCGGGAGCATCCCGTCGGAGCTGGGCGAGCTGGCCTCCCTCGACACGCTGTTCCTCCACACGAACCAGCTGACCGGCGAAATCCCGCCGGAGCTCGGCAACCTCACGGCGCTCACCAGGCTGGACCTGTCCAACAACGCGCTCACCGGCGAGGTGCCGAGCACCCTGGCGTCCCTCACCTCGCTCCGGCTGCTCAACCTGTTCCTCAACCGGCTCCACGGCCCGGTCCCCGACTTCGTCGCTGCGATGCCGCGGCTGGAGACGCTGCAGCTCTTCATGAACAACTTGACCGGCCGCGTCCCGGCGGGCCTCGGCGCCAGCGCGGCGCTCCGGCTCGTCGACCTGTCGTCGAACCGGCTCACCGGCATGATCCCCGAGATGCTGTGCTCCTCCGGCGAGCTGCACACCGCCATCCTCATGAACAACTTCCTCTTCGGCCCCATCCCCGGGGCGCTCGGCTCGTGCGCGAGCCTCACCCGGGTCCGGTTCGGCCACAACTACCTCAACGGCAGCATTCCCGCCGGCTTCCTCTACCTCCCGCGGCTCAACCTGCTGGAGCTGCAGAACAACCTGCTCTCCGGTCCGGTCCCGTCGAACCCGAGCCCGACCCTGACCGGTTCGGAGTCGCAGCTGGCCCAGCTCAACCTGTCCAACAACCTGCTGTCCGGGCCGCTGCCTGCCGCGCTGGCCAACCTCTCCGCTCTGCAGACGCTGCTGGTCAGCAACAACCGTCTCGCCGGCGCCGTGCCGCCGGAGGTAGGGGAGCTCCGGCTGCTCGTGAAGCTCGACCTCAGCGGCAATGAGTTGTCCGGGCCGATACCGGAGGCCATCGGCCGGTGCGGGCAGCTCACGTACATTGACCTCAGCACCAACAAGCTGTCTGGGCCAATCCCGGAGGCCATCGCCGGGATACGGGTGCTGAATTACCTCAACCTGTCGAGGAACCAGCTCGAGGAGTCGATCCCCGCCGCGATCGGGGCGATGAGCAGCCTCACGGCGGCCGACTTCTCCTACAACGACCTGTCCGGCCAGCTGCCGGACACGGGCCAGCTGCGGTACCTGAACGAGACGGCGTTCGCGGGCAACCCGAGGCTGTGCGGGCCGGTGCTGAACCGGCCCTGCAACATCAGCAGCGACGCCGGCGGGTCGACGGCCGTGAGcccgcggcgggcgacggcgggggaCTACAAGCTGGTGTTCGCGCTGGGTCTGCTGGCGTGCTCGGTGATCTTCGCCGCGGCGGCCGTGCTGCGCGCTCGGTCGTACCCCGGCGGCGGGCCGGACGGCGCGTGGCGGTTCACGGCGTTCCACAAGGTGGACTTCGGCATCGCGGAGGTGATCGAGTGCATGAAGGACGGCAACGTGGTgggccgcggcggcgccggcgtggtGTACGCGGGACGAGCCCGGTCGGGCGGCGCGATCGCCGTGAAGCGTCTGAACGGCGGCGGGCGGCACGACCACGGGTTCCGCGCGGAGATCCGGACGCTGGGCAGCATCCGACACCGGAACATCGTGCGGCTGCTAGCCTTCTGCACCAACGACCAGGAGGCGAACGTGCTGGTGTACGAGTACATGGGCGGCGGCAGCCTCGGCGAGGTGCTCCACGGCAAGGGCGGCGGGTTCCTGGCGTGGGACCGGCGGTACCGGATCGCGCTGGAGGCGGCGCGCGGGCTCTGCTACCTGCACCACGACTGCAGCCCGATGATCGTGCACCGGGACGTCAAGTCCAACAACATCCTCCTCGGCGACGGCCTGGAGGCCCACGTGGCGGACTTCGGGCTGGCCAAGTTCCTCcgctccggcgccggcgccggcgcggccaACGCCGGCGCGTCCGAGTGCATGTCCGCCGTCGCCGGGTCCTACGGCTACATCGCGCCAGGTATGTACGAACACGTCTCGTTACATACACATGTGCTGGTGTTTTGTCTCTAGTCGCTTATCGCCTTGCGTGCCTGCCGATGAGGGGTCAATCAGATTTGGTTTAGGATCCATCGGTTTTCCGAGCTCGTCTGCTTGTCGCCGCCTTGCACGGGGCTGGCCCCCGTCTCTGGGCCGTGGGACCCGCTCTTCCGAAGTCAATAGCCAGTGGTGGTACTGCGCCAGGACAAGTGAGCGCCTGATTAGGTTTGTCGCGACTTAAAAACCTTCACGTACGATTGACCACATGCACGCAGATAGTGATAGTGGTTAGTAGTACTACTATGTCTCATTGTCTGCCCAGACCGCAGGCGCAGAGCCACAGTGAGTGTAGGAGTAGCTCACTGCCTCACTGTTTCAGATCAATCGCACGGAAACTTTTGGTCCCTCCCAGTACGTTTACACCTCGAAATCAAGCTGTATACTAGGATGTTTTTACATTTCAAATCCTTAGTAAGAATATGTCAGGAGGAGAAACAAGGTGTGTAGTTTTGAAATGGGGGGACGGGAGGGCATGGCGGAGGGCTACTTTGAGCGCCGACCCGACCCGAGCTGAGCTGCGGCTGCCcgtccggtccggtccggtccggctCTGTGTATGCACATGACACGCAGTGGCAGTAGAAGGCCATCCGATCCGGTCTGACTTTACACCACatcagcagcggccagcagcactGCGGGCGCCGGCGGGCCCTCGGCGAAAGCGGCCGAAAAGGGGTGCTCTGCTCAGGCTCGCACTCGAGCACCCAATTATTTTCCCGCGGGCCCCCGACCCGGCGCGATTGCGACCACACGATGCCGCCTTGTGGGCGCGCCCGGACGCCGGCCGCACGCTGGCCAACACAAGTCGCGAACCCGACACGGCCATGCCATGCGTCGTGTATGCCAAACAAAAACTCCGTGCCATGCAGTGCATGAGCCGAGACCTCCCGTGTACCACAGCGCGCAGTGTGGGCCGCGTCGTGTCAGGCCGGGCCAGTGCGTGCGCCAGAGCAGCAGCATCGGGCATGGCAAAAGGGGGTTTGAGTTTCAGCCCGCCCGATCTTCTCGTCACCCGTATCCCTCTGACTCGGTAATTTTCTCGTAGTGGTAGTACGAGGCTTCGTCAGCCTGGTGAGGTCTGTAGCAGTAGGATACGGACCTCCCGTATGACACGGTAGGTATTACTGGGTACCAGTACCGGCTGGTCCAGCCCGGCACGGCCCTTTAGGTCAGGATCGACTCGGTTGCGCTGCTGTATCTTTGACCGGCATGGGACACACTCACTCACTCCGGTAAAAAAAAgcctcgtcatcctcctcctccgtcCCGCTCCTGGGGCCTCGCCAAAGCAGCCTCCCGCTTTGCCGCCGTTACGTCGCCAAAGCCAAAGCCGGGGCGCCCCCGGCACGCTGTTCCTACCCTTTCGAACGGCACGGGCGCCCTCACTGTTACGGTCACGAAGTTTGTAGTATAAgttttcccctctctccctctctctctgcttttccttTCTGCTCTTCCGGGTTTGGGATTTGGCAAGATCTCAGGGCAGGCATGGGCTGGATTAACTGACAGAGCTCCTCTTCTTGATCCCGGCGAAGAATTTTCCTTGGATTTGACGAACTTGGTCGATAGAATATACTATGCGCGTATGTATGGGAAAGATTCCGGTGGATCTGCAAAGGGTAGGGTAGGCGGTTTCTCTTGGGATTCGTCGCAGAATGTTGTACGCACTCGCCTCTGTCCTAGGCGCACATAGCCAGTTTCTGTACTATTCAAATCAGCACCGTAGCACAGGCTCGCTTTTCCTAGCATGCCAAGCTCGCCATCCTAGCGTACGCTAGGTTTTGAACATAATTTATAACGATCGCGCTTAGATTTGAGATCAGGCTAGTAGTATTATTATCTTATACTGATCAGTGCGGTGGTGCACGTTGAGAACACTCCTCCTAGGTTTACGTCCATAGCTTTCTCTTTTACTACCCATTGATTTAATCATTGTGTTCTTTGACGAGAAGAGAAGTTACACTAGTTGAAATGTTGCCATGATGATGTGATTAGCAGGCATGCTGATTGTGGCCGTGTTTGTTTGCAGAGTACGCGTACACCCTGAGAGTGGACGAGAAgagcgacgtgtacagcttcggcgtCGTCCTGCTGGAGCTCGTCACCGGCCGGCGGCCGGTGGGGGACTTCGGGGAAGGGGTGGACATCGTGCAGTGGGCGAAGCGGGTCACCGACGGCCGGCGGGAGAGCGTGCCCAAGGTCGTCGACCGCCGGCTCAGCACGGTGCCCATGGACGAGGTGTCCCACCTCTTCTTCGTGTCCATGCTCTGCGTCCAGGAGAACAGCGTGGAGCGCCCGACCATGAGGGAGGTGGTGCAGATGCTGTCCGAGTTCCCCCGCCACGCGTCCACCCAGccctcgccgtcgtcggcgtcgtcctCGTCGGCGCCGGAGCCGGACAAGGGGCCCAACTGCTACAAGCTGTTCCCGGACCTGCTGAACTAAGTCCGGCAGAACAAATCATGCAGCAAATTGACGTTGCTATTACAGAGTACTCAGGGCCGAATTACAGCACTACTACTAATTGGGGCTAGCATTCTACAGTTTCTTGGGTAGATCGACAGTGAGGGTGACAGGGGATGGGGAAGAGCAATAAACATGTAACTTTGTTTTTCCCCTAATTCTCATCTTCTTTTCTACTATATCTTCTTTTCTTTTCATCAAAGGTGTATAgggtttgatcatatgctactacGTACCATCATCTAGGGGTTTGTGCTGTCCAATTTAATAGTCATCTCCATCATGGCTTTGGCCCTTTGTAATCTCCTGGTAATCTTCAGCCACCATCCATTGTCATCTCCTTTACACTAGTTCTTGTTCATGCTGAAATGTGTACTAGCAGTACTACTACACAGCTTTTTGTATTACTTGAGGCAATTTTGTCATGTGAGGGTCTAGTAATCATCTGTTCGAAGATTCTTGACTGAAACTTTGGTTTCATGAAAagtaagaaaggaaaaggggggaaacAATAGTAGCTTGACAGTCTTTGAAAACATTTCGATTCCCAAAGCTTAAAGCATCCAAATAGGGACTTGAATTGCGCAGCTTTATGGGAATAAAGGAGGGTCAAAAATATCGGGAAAAAGAATTTTCAAGATCATCATGGGTCGATGATGCATGGTTTCAGGGCTTACAGTGTCAGTAGCTTGAAGTCATGCAAGTAACCATTGCACTGATCACATATAGCTTTAATCATTCAGAACACAGTACAAGGCAAAAATGCATAATATAATGTTCCAGATGTTAGCCAATTGTTGTAGCACCAATCTGTGTCTTGAGAAATAGCAAAGCTGCATTTAGCTAAGAAGTACCCCCTCTGTTGTAGCAGAGGTGTATTGTAGTACCAATTGTTTGTCCATTTAAAGTAGCAGCAACAGTAGGAGTAGTAGTTGTACAAGTAATTTACTGTACTGTATACTGAACTTGCAGTATATTACTGTTAGTGGCTTTACTGTAAGTGCAATATCCTGGAGTATAGTGCAAGTTACTCCAATGCCCCAGTACTCTTGAGTAGTTACTTTAACTGCAATATGCTGGAGTAGCATAATTTTTTACTGTAAGTGCAATATCTGATGTGGCTTAACTTGCACAGATATTCCTAGCTTTACTTGTAAGTTCGCAACAAGTTTGTACTCCTGGAGTATGTGCAAATTTATAAGTGCTCAGCTAAATTTTTGGAGTATTTGTTCAGTCCTAGAAGTAAAAGTTCACTAAATTCAGTTTAAGGAAACTGTAGTTGACTACTCAAACTACTTGCTGTCTCCCATGATATGTTTATTTGGAGTACTGAAACTTGCAAACAAGAAACTTGAAATTTGCAAAACCTCGAGTAGTTGCTGTAGTAACTGAATAAATTATGGTGCATAATTACTTCAGGATATGTTAGGTTTACTGTATTTCGGTCCCCTGGTAATAATCTAGGACTGCACTTTATTTGGAGCACTGATGATCATGTTTACATTAGGATATGTTTATTTGGAGTATATGTGCAGATCTAACTGGACtataccttcttcttcttcttcttcttcttcttcttcttcttcttcttcttcttcttcttcttcttcttcttcttggatatTGACATCTTCTCCTGCAGGTACATCTCCGTCATGGTTGTGGTAATGGTGGGTCGAGAGGAAGCCGGCGCTCTCTCTCTTGTGCAACTTAGCCTCCCCTATTCGTGGATGTGCAATTTTCCTTGCTAGCACCCCTATCAAGTACTATGCTAGTGAGATGTGTACCTTCTTCTGTTGCTACGACCAACTACCTAGTAGTTGACATGCAACTTTCTCCACTAATGTTGGCACCCTGCCCCAACTATCACgaccaattactccctccgttccaaattactcaccgcggaaatggatatatctagaacgAAAATATATATAGGTACATCTATACCTGTGACAAATAATTCGGAACGGGGGGAGTACTTAGCAGTTGATGTGCAATTTTAGTTGCTGCCTTGAGCAAATGCATAAATATATGCTGGACTAACTCCAAAACAGACTTGTGTCATCCCTAAAAGTAGTCTTTTTGCTGATGGCAACTTAACACGCGCCACGTCagcctgacaggcgggacccacctATCGGATTCGCTGTTTTCTGGGCTAAAACgtagcgtcagtgctccgcgttacagATTAGCCCCATTGTTGGTGTTTTTTTGTGAACTGCCTCAAATGTGGTACCGATCTGTTACCCTAACCCATAATGTGGTGGTTTCGAGTAAATAACTCGCAGAgagtcactggtagaaaaagggcctgttgtcccggttctggaaccgggactaaagggtcggtactaatgcctatcCCTTTAGTCtcagttcaatccagaaccgggactaaagggcgcggacacgtggagctccacctttagtcccggttggtaacacaaaccgggactaaaggaaattttatgattttt from Triticum aestivum cultivar Chinese Spring chromosome 4A, IWGSC CS RefSeq v2.1, whole genome shotgun sequence harbors:
- the LOC123086737 gene encoding leucine-rich repeat receptor-like serine/threonine-protein kinase BAM1 isoform X1, which translates into the protein MKALHPFVLLSLIFLLPLSIGSVDGYGHGEALHGDALALLSLKASLSCRPHVLRSWLPGNVASVCEWTGVRCAGGRVVSVDIANMNVSTGAPVTAEVTGLAALASLSLAGNGIVGAVAVSALPELRYVNVSGNQLGGGLDGWDFPSLPSLEVFDAYDNNFSSSLPAGVTALPRLRYLDLGGNYFSGVIPASYGGMLALEYLSLNGNNLQGAIPPELGNLTSLRELYLGYYNAFDGGIPPELGRLRNLTMLDVSNCGLTGSIPSELGELASLDTLFLHTNQLTGEIPPELGNLTALTRLDLSNNALTGEVPSTLASLTSLRLLNLFLNRLHGPVPDFVAAMPRLETLQLFMNNLTGRVPAGLGASAALRLVDLSSNRLTGMIPEMLCSSGELHTAILMNNFLFGPIPGALGSCASLTRVRFGHNYLNGSIPAGFLYLPRLNLLELQNNLLSGPVPSNPSPTLTGSESQLAQLNLSNNLLSGPLPAALANLSALQTLLVSNNRLAGAVPPEVGELRLLVKLDLSGNELSGPIPEAIGRCGQLTYIDLSTNKLSGPIPEAIAGIRVLNYLNLSRNQLEESIPAAIGAMSSLTAADFSYNDLSGQLPDTGQLRYLNETAFAGNPRLCGPVLNRPCNISSDAGGSTAVSPRRATAGDYKLVFALGLLACSVIFAAAAVLRARSYPGGGPDGAWRFTAFHKVDFGIAEVIECMKDGNVVGRGGAGVVYAGRARSGGAIAVKRLNGGGRHDHGFRAEIRTLGSIRHRNIVRLLAFCTNDQEANVLVYEYMGGGSLGEVLHGKGGGFLAWDRRYRIALEAARGLCYLHHDCSPMIVHRDVKSNNILLGDGLEAHVADFGLAKFLRSGAGAGAANAGASECMSAVAGSYGYIAPEYAYTLRVDEKSDVYSFGVVLLELVTGRRPVGDFGEGVDIVQWAKRVTDGRRESVPKVVDRRLSTVPMDEVSHLFFVSMLCVQENSVERPTMREVVQMLSEFPRHASTQPSPSSASSSSAPEPDKGPNCYKLFPDLLN
- the LOC123086737 gene encoding leucine-rich repeat receptor-like serine/threonine-protein kinase BAM2 isoform X2; translated protein: MKALHPFVLLSLIFLLPLSIGSVDGYGHGEALHGDALALLSLKASLSCRPHVLRSWLPGNVASVCEWTGVRCAGGRVVSVDIANMNVSTGAPVTAEVTGLAALASLSLAGNGIVGAVAVSALPELRYVNVSGNQLGGGLDGWDFPSLPSLEVFDAYDNNFSSSLPAGVTALPRLRYLDLGGNYFSGVIPASYGGMLALEYLSLNGNNLQGAIPPELGNLTSLRELYLGYYNAFDGGIPPELGRLRNLTMLDVSNCGLTGSIPSELGELASLDTLFLHTNQLTGEIPPELGNLTALTRLDLSNNALTGEVPSTLASLTSLRLLNLFLNRLHGPVPDFVAAMPRLETLQLFMNNLTGRVPAGLGASAALRLVDLSSNRLTGMIPEMLCSSGELHTAILMNNFLFGPIPGALGSCASLTRVRFGHNYLNGSIPAGFLYLPRLNLLELQNNLLSGPVPSNPSPTLTGSESQLAQLNLSNNLLSGPLPAALANLSALQTLLVSNNRLAGAVPPEVGELRLLVKLDLSGNELSGPIPEAIGRCGQLTYIDLSTNKLSGPIPEAIAGIRVLNYLNLSRNQLEESIPAAIGAMSSLTAADFSYNDLSGQLPDTGQLRYLNETAFAGNPRLCGPVLNRPCNISSDAGGSTAVSPRRATAGDYKLVFALGLLACSVIFAAAAVLRARSYPGGGPDGAWRFTAFHKVDFGIAEVIECMKDGNVVGRGGAGVVYAGRARSGGAIAVKRLNGGGRHDHGFRAEIRTLGSIRHRNIVRLLAFCTNDQEANVLVYEYMGGGSLGEVLHGKGGGFLAWDRRYRIALEAARGLCYLHHDCSPMIVHRDVKSNNILLGDGLEAHVADFGLAKFLRSGAGAGAANAGASECMSAVAGSYGYIAPGTSPSWLW